A genomic region of Halomonas aestuarii contains the following coding sequences:
- a CDS encoding ABC transporter permease: protein MLYARLIASRLFKAVVVLFLIIIFNFFLIQMAPGDPAAILAGEAGATDAEFLRQLTERFGLDQPLHVQLWRYVSGVATLDFGFSYRQQVPVLDLILERLPATLLLTGTAFVLSLVLGIVAGSLAAARVKKPSGSVIMALALVFYATPLFWVALMAVVLFSVYLEWLPAYGMYTVGAGHVGLAMALDVGKHLILPATTLALFFMAIYTRMTRASMLEAAQQDFVKTARAKGLSPRVIQRRHVLRNALLPIITLAGLQAGQMVGGAILTETVFAWPGIGRLMYEALQQRDYNLLLGIFFFSAALVIVFNIVTDLVYRLADPRIKEGS, encoded by the coding sequence ATGCTCTATGCCAGACTGATCGCATCACGGCTGTTCAAGGCCGTGGTGGTGCTGTTCTTGATCATCATCTTCAACTTCTTCCTCATCCAGATGGCACCGGGTGATCCGGCCGCCATCCTGGCCGGCGAGGCCGGGGCCACCGATGCCGAGTTCCTGCGCCAGCTGACTGAGCGCTTCGGCCTCGACCAGCCCCTTCACGTTCAGCTGTGGCGGTATGTCTCCGGCGTGGCGACGCTGGATTTCGGCTTTTCCTACCGCCAGCAGGTGCCGGTACTCGACCTGATCCTCGAGCGCCTGCCTGCCACGCTTCTGCTCACCGGCACCGCCTTCGTGCTCTCTCTGGTCCTGGGCATCGTCGCCGGATCACTCGCCGCCGCCCGGGTCAAGAAGCCCTCGGGCTCGGTGATCATGGCACTGGCCCTCGTGTTCTATGCCACGCCACTCTTCTGGGTCGCGCTGATGGCGGTGGTGCTCTTCTCGGTTTACCTGGAGTGGTTGCCCGCCTACGGCATGTATACCGTCGGCGCCGGGCACGTCGGCCTTGCCATGGCACTGGATGTGGGCAAGCACCTGATCCTGCCCGCCACCACACTGGCCCTGTTCTTCATGGCCATCTACACCCGCATGACCCGTGCCTCCATGCTCGAGGCCGCCCAGCAGGACTTCGTCAAGACCGCGCGGGCCAAGGGGCTCTCTCCCCGAGTGATCCAGCGTCGCCATGTACTGCGCAATGCGTTGCTGCCCATCATCACCCTGGCGGGCCTGCAAGCGGGTCAGATGGTCGGGGGAGCGATCCTCACCGAGACGGTCTTCGCCTGGCCGGGTATCGGACGACTGATGTACGAGGCCCTTCAGCAGCGTGACTACAACCTGCTGCTCGGCATCTTCTTCTTTTCGGCGGCCCTGGTGATCGTGTTCAACATCGTGACCGATCTCGTCTATCGGCTGGCCGACCCGCGCATCAAGGAGGGGTCATGA